The Streptomyces sp. V4I8 genome includes the window GGACGTAGGCCGGTATGCCGTCGAGCACGGCGCGCGGCGAAGGCGAGTGCGAACTCACTCCGGTCGCTCTCCTCTGCTGATTCTCGTGCTGTTTTTCGTGCTGTTTTTCGTGCTGCTCGTGCTGCTTCTCGGGTGGGGTGCTCAGTCGAGTTCGAAGGTGTGGCCCAGTCCGCGGGCCGCGGCCTCCTCGGCGACGGCGAAGCCGGACATGATGTCCTGGACGCCGAGGCCGAGTGACTTGAAGACGGTGATCTCGCTCTCCTCGCGGCGGCCGGGACGGGTGCCGAGCAGCACTTCGCCCAGTTCGGCGCGGATGTGGTCGGGCCCGACCAGGCCCTCGGTCAGCGGCGCGCGCAGGTCGCCGGACTCGGAGAGAGCCGACTCCCGGCTGTCGACGAAGAAGGACGCGTCCGCCACGGCCCGGGAGGACAGTTCGCGGTGGTCGATGAAGGACGCGCCGGCGGCGTTGACGTGCACTCCCGGTGCGAGGTCCTCGGCCTGGACGACGGGCTCCTTGGCCGCCGTCGTGGTGCAGACCAGGTCGGCACCGGCCAGCGCCGCCGCCGGGGTGCCCATGGTCTCCACCTCGATGCCCAGCTCCGCGGCCGCCCAGGTGCGGAAGGCCTCGGCGTTCTCGACGGTACGGCTCCACACCCGGACCCGGCGCAGCGGCCTGACCAGGTTCATGGCCTCCAGGTGGCTACGGGCCTGCACCCCGGAGCCGAGCACGGCGAGATCCCCGGCGTCCGGCCGCGCCAGTGCCTCGGTGGCGACGGCGGACACGGCGGCCGTGCGCACGGCGGTCACCGCGCCCGCGTCCATCAGCGCCAGCGGAGCGCCGGTCTCCGGGTGGAAGACCAGGACGACACCGATGTGCAGATCGAGACCGCGGGCAGGGTTCTCGGGCTTGAGCACCATGGCCTTCAGCCCGTACCCCGCCAGGTCGTCCCCGGCGACGAACCCGGGCATGGTGCCCAGCAGACCGGTGTCCTTCTCGGGCCGCAGGATGGTCCGCAGCGGCAGTTCCACCTGGCCGCCGCTGTAGCGGCGCATGGCTTGCGCCATCACCGGCAGGGCGCGTTCGACCGGGTAGAGCTCACGCACCGTGGCTCGGTCGATCAGGAGCATGGGTGTACCTGTTTCCTTTTTCCT containing:
- a CDS encoding ornithine cyclodeaminase family protein, coding for MLLIDRATVRELYPVERALPVMAQAMRRYSGGQVELPLRTILRPEKDTGLLGTMPGFVAGDDLAGYGLKAMVLKPENPARGLDLHIGVVLVFHPETGAPLALMDAGAVTAVRTAAVSAVATEALARPDAGDLAVLGSGVQARSHLEAMNLVRPLRRVRVWSRTVENAEAFRTWAAAELGIEVETMGTPAAALAGADLVCTTTAAKEPVVQAEDLAPGVHVNAAGASFIDHRELSSRAVADASFFVDSRESALSESGDLRAPLTEGLVGPDHIRAELGEVLLGTRPGRREESEITVFKSLGLGVQDIMSGFAVAEEAAARGLGHTFELD